In one Acidimicrobiales bacterium genomic region, the following are encoded:
- a CDS encoding alpha/beta hydrolase, producing the protein MSVKDFDPELRLLARVLPRAVIGPRTLPVLRRADARVRGRTCAGVETTTDGDLSFRLHRPATEPRGALLWMHGGGFVMGTAAQDDAFCRVIAARLGLLVAAVDYRLAPEHPFPVPLQDCHDALEWLAKRDDVDADRIAIGGASAGGALAAALALLARDRGVVRPVFQLLSYPMLDDRVAARADVDDRDARLWSNRSNRFAWSAYLGTDPGSPSVNGLAAPARHPDLGGVAPAWIGVGSLDILREEDCTYAARLNTAGVKCEVLVVDGAFHGFDSVSPRSAITQRFRDAQARALQKAFDDASAA; encoded by the coding sequence GTGAGCGTCAAGGACTTCGACCCCGAACTCCGCCTCCTGGCCCGAGTGCTGCCGCGTGCGGTGATCGGCCCGCGCACGCTGCCCGTCTTACGACGCGCCGACGCGCGTGTGCGCGGTCGCACGTGTGCCGGCGTCGAGACGACAACTGATGGTGATCTGTCCTTCCGGCTCCATCGCCCGGCCACCGAACCGCGGGGCGCGCTGCTGTGGATGCACGGCGGTGGCTTCGTGATGGGCACCGCGGCGCAGGACGACGCGTTCTGCCGTGTCATCGCGGCGCGCCTCGGGCTGCTCGTTGCCGCCGTCGACTACCGACTCGCGCCGGAACACCCGTTCCCCGTGCCGCTCCAGGACTGTCACGACGCGCTCGAGTGGTTGGCTAAGCGCGACGACGTCGACGCCGACCGCATCGCCATCGGTGGTGCGAGCGCCGGTGGCGCGCTCGCCGCAGCACTCGCGCTCCTGGCCCGCGATCGCGGCGTCGTCCGGCCCGTGTTCCAACTGCTGTCGTATCCGATGCTCGACGATCGCGTCGCCGCGCGCGCCGACGTCGACGACCGTGATGCCCGCTTGTGGAGCAACCGCAGCAATCGCTTCGCGTGGTCGGCGTACCTGGGAACGGACCCCGGCTCGCCCTCCGTCAACGGCCTCGCGGCGCCGGCCCGTCACCCCGATCTCGGCGGCGTTGCCCCCGCGTGGATCGGCGTGGGCTCGCTCGACATTCTTCGCGAAGAGGACTGCACCTACGCCGCTCGACTCAACACTGCCGGCGTGAAGTGCGAGGTGCTCGTCGTCGACGGAGCGTTTCACGGTTTCGACAGCGTGAGCCCACGATCGGCGATCACGCAGCGCTTCCGTGACGCGCAAGCGCGCGCTCTGCAGAAAGCCTTTGATGATGCGTCCGCTGCCTGA
- a CDS encoding cytochrome P450 yields the protein MSQSALSKELSASLLLDPAVVADPYAFYRRLVAETPVWRIPGTDIVLVTSFAAVTEAANRVADFSSTLHGIVYRADDGTPAVMPFDTGGMDALATADPPVHSRHRGAVFPELVARRMATMRPDVEQLAENHIDACLARGHVEFMHDVANAVPIRVVTDLIGFANADPDMLLTAAFESTATMAGTQTRDEVGVRMGNSMLSLGWITDQVSASTPDTPGLLGATATAIASGDLTELEAIVIIQTLLSAGGESTTSLLGNAVAQLATDEAFQTQLREKPELVTPFVEEMLRLESPFRYHLRHATQDTELLGTPVPAGATVLLMWGAANRDPAVYEHPDEVVLDRASPRHHLGFGRGIHLCVGAPLARLEADVVLRCVLARTASFALDPSDPPERESSLMVRRFRRLPLVVSAA from the coding sequence CTGCTCGACCCAGCCGTCGTCGCCGACCCGTATGCGTTCTACCGACGGCTGGTGGCGGAGACGCCCGTATGGCGCATACCGGGCACCGACATCGTTCTCGTGACGTCGTTTGCGGCCGTCACCGAAGCCGCGAATCGCGTGGCCGACTTCTCCTCCACCCTGCACGGGATTGTGTACCGCGCCGACGACGGTACGCCCGCGGTGATGCCGTTCGACACCGGGGGCATGGACGCCCTCGCCACCGCGGATCCCCCGGTGCACTCGCGCCACCGCGGCGCGGTGTTCCCCGAACTCGTCGCTCGTCGCATGGCGACCATGCGGCCCGACGTCGAGCAGCTCGCGGAGAACCACATCGACGCATGCCTCGCTCGAGGCCACGTGGAGTTCATGCACGACGTCGCCAACGCGGTTCCGATTCGCGTGGTCACCGACCTGATCGGCTTCGCGAACGCCGACCCCGACATGTTGCTCACGGCCGCCTTCGAGTCGACCGCCACGATGGCGGGAACCCAGACGCGCGACGAAGTCGGCGTCCGCATGGGGAACTCGATGCTGAGCCTGGGCTGGATCACCGACCAAGTGTCCGCCAGCACTCCTGACACTCCGGGACTGCTCGGCGCGACGGCCACCGCCATCGCCAGCGGCGACCTCACGGAACTCGAGGCGATCGTGATCATCCAGACGCTGCTGAGCGCCGGGGGCGAGTCAACCACGAGCTTGCTCGGCAACGCGGTCGCGCAGCTGGCAACCGATGAGGCCTTCCAGACGCAACTGCGCGAGAAACCAGAACTCGTGACGCCGTTCGTCGAAGAAATGCTGCGTCTCGAGTCGCCGTTCCGCTACCACCTCCGCCACGCAACGCAGGACACGGAACTGCTCGGAACGCCAGTGCCCGCGGGCGCGACGGTGCTGCTCATGTGGGGCGCAGCGAACCGCGATCCGGCGGTGTACGAGCACCCCGACGAAGTCGTACTCGACCGTGCGTCGCCCCGGCACCATTTGGGGTTCGGTCGTGGCATCCACCTGTGCGTTGGCGCCCCGCTGGCTCGCCTCGAAGCCGACGTCGTCCTGCGATGCGTGCTGGCCAGGACCGCGAGCTTCGCACTGGACCCGTCGGATCCACCGGAGCGCGAGAGCAGCCTCATGGTGCGGCGCTTCCGCCGCCTGCCCCTCGTGGTTTCGGCGGCGTGA